Proteins from one Methanolinea sp. genomic window:
- a CDS encoding PadR family transcriptional regulator, with protein sequence MPKPAYPKYTVLGILGIRPMTAGEVRKWIRDYLSPVAGVDENAAVPALRTLEASGLVRREARGKEGGKNVYLLTPEGEREFSRWMESPAEDDRELVLKCSFGSRLPREVLKEKVRAFRARCGEEIAAIETRENRIASLPDTSPEKPFLRSAARLALAISIAKSDWAQETLAMLEDLPEPRAHRA encoded by the coding sequence ATGCCGAAGCCCGCGTACCCGAAGTACACAGTCCTTGGGATCCTTGGTATCCGCCCCATGACTGCAGGCGAGGTGAGGAAGTGGATCAGGGATTACCTCTCCCCCGTGGCGGGCGTGGACGAGAACGCCGCCGTGCCGGCCCTCCGGACCCTCGAGGCATCGGGCCTCGTGCGCAGGGAGGCCCGGGGGAAGGAGGGGGGGAAGAACGTCTACCTGCTCACCCCCGAGGGCGAGAGGGAGTTCTCCCGGTGGATGGAATCCCCCGCCGAGGACGACCGCGAACTCGTCCTCAAGTGCTCCTTTGGCTCCCGGCTCCCGCGCGAGGTCCTCAAAGAGAAGGTACGCGCGTTCCGCGCGCGGTGCGGCGAGGAGATCGCCGCGATCGAGACGAGGGAGAACAGGATCGCGTCCCTCCCCGACACCTCCCCCGAGAAGCCTTTCCTCCGGTCGGCGGCGCGCCTCGCGCTCGCAATCTCCATCGCGAAATCCGACTGGGCGCAGGAGACCCTCGCGATGCTCGAGGATCTCCCCGAGCCGCGCGCGCACCGGGCCTAG
- a CDS encoding 4Fe-4S binding protein: MIQVQGPSPIALVGIAYGLAAAVAGAILWKTGRFSRHVKYAFLLVTLALGFAIFSPMLPYMFQELVLAAGSGAGTVILGAALGMAAYILVVFLFSRHFCGYLCPVGAVQELAYTVPSPKVKVPWKGVPQVARGIVFVLVVVAGTAASVPVLHALGIRQFFTLTISAGFLAFLCLVLVSVFVYRPFCRFACPPGVFFSLAALGARWKIRRTGKCTGCGKCEEACPTGEAGKDALKGECYMCRRCVEACPVRGALVYGGEGDA; encoded by the coding sequence GTGATACAGGTGCAAGGTCCGAGTCCCATTGCGCTGGTGGGGATCGCCTACGGGCTGGCCGCCGCGGTTGCCGGTGCAATCCTTTGGAAGACGGGGAGGTTCTCGCGGCACGTGAAGTACGCGTTCCTCCTCGTCACGCTCGCGCTCGGTTTTGCGATCTTCTCCCCCATGCTCCCGTACATGTTCCAGGAGCTCGTCCTCGCGGCGGGAAGCGGCGCGGGGACTGTCATCCTCGGGGCCGCGCTCGGGATGGCCGCGTACATCCTCGTCGTCTTCCTCTTCTCCCGCCACTTCTGCGGGTACCTCTGCCCCGTCGGCGCGGTGCAGGAGCTCGCGTACACTGTCCCCTCTCCAAAGGTGAAAGTCCCGTGGAAGGGCGTCCCGCAGGTCGCGCGGGGGATTGTCTTCGTCCTCGTCGTCGTCGCGGGGACCGCGGCCTCCGTCCCCGTCCTCCACGCCCTCGGGATACGGCAGTTCTTCACCCTCACCATCTCGGCGGGATTCCTCGCCTTCCTCTGCCTCGTGCTCGTCTCGGTCTTCGTCTACCGCCCGTTCTGCCGGTTCGCGTGTCCCCCCGGGGTGTTCTTCTCCCTCGCGGCACTCGGGGCACGGTGGAAGATCCGCCGCACCGGCAAGTGCACCGGGTGCGGGAAGTGCGAGGAGGCCTGCCCGACGGGCGAGGCGGGGAAGGATGCGCTCAAGGGCGAGTGCTACATGTGCCGCCGCTGCGTGGAGGCATGCCCCGTTCGGGGTGCACTCGTGTACGGCGGGGAGGGAGACGCGTGA
- a CDS encoding O-acetyl-ADP-ribose deacetylase has translation MERSPAGRVAVVKGDITALRVDAIVNAANESLSGGGGVDGAIHRAAGPGLLEECRRLGGCRTGDAKITGGYNLPARHVIHTVGPVWRGGGHGEDGLLASCYRRCLELAEEHGVRTIAFPAISTGAFRFPPERAARIAVRTVLDFLSRSDRIERVFLVAHGDEAYAVLRDALERAGEEDAGAAARGESRDGPEGDAAAEILARVDGQVRTIELVHGIRFAGREDLVRRVAAACGSPGEADLATAALNTWVALSGERGVVDVPRGVLARLLDGAYLAGKRGEAGRRGVERGE, from the coding sequence ATGGAGAGGTCACCCGCCGGGAGGGTCGCCGTCGTGAAGGGCGACATCACGGCGCTGCGCGTGGACGCGATCGTGAACGCCGCGAACGAGAGCTTGAGCGGCGGGGGCGGGGTCGACGGGGCGATCCACAGGGCCGCGGGACCCGGCCTCCTCGAGGAGTGCAGGAGACTCGGCGGGTGCAGGACCGGTGACGCGAAGATCACGGGAGGATACAACCTCCCCGCGCGGCACGTGATCCACACCGTCGGGCCGGTCTGGCGCGGGGGCGGCCACGGGGAGGACGGGCTCCTCGCCTCGTGCTACAGGAGGTGCCTTGAGCTCGCAGAGGAGCACGGCGTCCGGACGATCGCGTTCCCCGCGATCAGCACCGGGGCGTTCCGGTTCCCGCCGGAGAGGGCGGCCCGCATCGCGGTCCGGACGGTCCTCGACTTCCTCTCGCGGTCGGACAGGATCGAGAGGGTATTCCTCGTCGCCCACGGGGACGAGGCGTACGCGGTCCTCCGCGACGCGCTCGAGCGGGCCGGGGAGGAGGACGCCGGGGCAGCGGCGCGCGGGGAATCCCGGGACGGTCCCGAGGGGGACGCGGCAGCCGAGATCCTCGCCCGCGTCGACGGGCAGGTCCGGACGATCGAGCTCGTCCACGGGATCCGGTTCGCGGGGAGGGAGGATCTCGTCCGCCGGGTCGCGGCGGCGTGCGGCAGCCCGGGGGAGGCAGACCTCGCGACTGCCGCCCTCAACACGTGGGTCGCGCTCTCGGGGGAGCGGGGTGTCGTCGACGTGCCCCGCGGCGTGCTCGCCCGCCTCCTCGACGGGGCGTACCTCGCGGGGAAGCGCGGGGAGGCTGGCCGCCGGGGCGTGGAAAGGGGAGAGTAG
- a CDS encoding cation:proton antiporter, with protein MIAVDIFLFDILIVLGLSTLVLFLGNKFRIPGVVGFILTGMLAGPHGLGFIGDEEMIGFLSEIGVIFLLFSIGMQFSFRTLSHMKKVVLLGGALQVGLTVLATAAFAKLAGIPFPSAIFLGMLTCHTSTTITLRVFQDRGDLDSPHGRTTLGISLFQDLMSVPMILLLPTLSGQEMHPLRFALSVEAALVAALVLVLVLLSYILPRLMDTITRTRSQELFLLSILFVCIAVTWITSSIGLSLALGAFLAGLLLAETPYFHQAFATILPFRDIFTSFFFISVGMLLNAHLLVTVPLLVVALIAAAILLKALIAVVSSLALGNSLRTSVIAGIALANIGEFSFVLLLAGKEYSFLSEFGTQVFLTVAVWTMAISPFLIAAAPRLSDRASGLPLPQRLKAGAEPPAREPPPFLRDHLIIVGFGPNGRNLARAAEMEGIPYVVVDMNPDTVAEERKKGTPISFGDAANPPILLHAGVERARILAIVTNDPFSSRTIAATARRLNPSLHIIIRTRYLRDIEQLQRIGADEVIVDEFETSIELISRVMRKYLVPRIEIDRVTSRIRSDTYRIFRQPPPARGVIPELAIRIPDVEVRTVRVSPRSPLRGRNLGDLQVRKEYRVSVLAVERGEEIVPNPGGDFVVEPGDDLVVLGRPEDLAAFGAVAEGEGEEPAGA; from the coding sequence ATGATCGCGGTCGACATCTTCCTCTTCGACATCCTCATCGTCCTTGGCCTCTCCACGCTCGTCCTCTTCCTCGGCAACAAGTTCCGGATCCCGGGGGTCGTGGGGTTCATCCTGACCGGGATGCTCGCCGGCCCGCACGGCCTCGGGTTCATCGGCGACGAGGAGATGATAGGGTTCCTCTCGGAGATCGGGGTGATCTTCCTCCTCTTCTCGATCGGGATGCAGTTCTCGTTCCGGACACTCTCCCACATGAAGAAGGTCGTCCTCCTCGGGGGCGCCCTCCAGGTCGGCCTCACGGTTCTCGCGACCGCCGCGTTCGCGAAACTCGCCGGCATCCCGTTCCCCTCTGCGATCTTCCTCGGCATGCTCACCTGCCACACGAGCACCACGATCACCCTCCGCGTCTTCCAGGACAGGGGCGACCTCGACAGCCCCCACGGCAGGACGACCCTCGGCATCTCCCTCTTCCAGGACCTGATGAGCGTCCCGATGATCCTCCTCCTCCCCACCCTCTCGGGGCAGGAGATGCACCCCCTCCGTTTCGCCCTCAGCGTGGAGGCGGCACTCGTCGCGGCGCTCGTCCTCGTCCTCGTCCTCCTCTCCTACATCCTCCCGCGCCTCATGGACACCATCACGCGCACGCGCAGCCAGGAGCTCTTCCTGCTCTCCATCCTCTTCGTCTGCATCGCGGTCACGTGGATCACCTCGAGCATCGGGCTCTCCCTCGCGCTCGGCGCCTTCCTCGCCGGTCTCCTCCTCGCGGAGACCCCCTACTTCCACCAGGCGTTCGCGACCATCCTCCCGTTCCGCGACATCTTCACGAGCTTCTTCTTCATCTCGGTCGGGATGCTCCTCAACGCCCACCTCCTCGTCACCGTCCCGCTCCTCGTCGTCGCGCTCATCGCGGCCGCGATCCTCCTCAAGGCCCTCATCGCCGTCGTCTCCTCCCTCGCGCTCGGCAACTCGCTCAGGACCTCTGTCATCGCGGGCATCGCGCTCGCGAACATCGGGGAGTTCTCGTTCGTCCTCCTCCTCGCCGGGAAGGAATATTCGTTCCTCTCCGAGTTCGGGACACAGGTCTTCCTCACCGTCGCGGTCTGGACGATGGCCATCTCGCCGTTCCTCATCGCCGCCGCCCCCCGCCTCTCCGACCGGGCGAGCGGCCTCCCCCTCCCGCAACGGCTGAAGGCCGGCGCGGAACCCCCCGCGCGGGAGCCGCCGCCCTTCCTCCGGGACCACCTCATCATCGTCGGGTTCGGGCCCAACGGGAGGAACCTCGCACGCGCCGCCGAGATGGAGGGGATCCCCTACGTCGTCGTCGACATGAACCCCGACACCGTCGCGGAGGAGAGGAAGAAAGGGACACCGATCTCCTTCGGCGACGCGGCGAACCCCCCCATCCTCCTCCACGCGGGGGTCGAGCGCGCGAGGATCCTCGCCATCGTGACGAACGACCCCTTCTCGAGCCGGACCATCGCCGCGACGGCACGCCGGCTCAACCCCTCCCTCCACATCATCATCAGGACGCGGTACCTCCGCGATATCGAGCAGCTCCAGAGGATCGGCGCGGACGAGGTGATCGTGGACGAGTTCGAGACCTCGATCGAGCTCATCTCGCGGGTCATGCGGAAGTACCTCGTCCCCCGGATCGAGATCGACAGGGTGACGTCCCGGATCCGGAGCGATACCTACCGGATCTTCCGCCAGCCGCCCCCCGCCCGCGGCGTCATCCCGGAGCTCGCGATCCGCATCCCCGACGTGGAGGTCCGCACCGTCCGCGTCTCCCCGCGGTCGCCCCTGCGGGGCAGGAACCTCGGTGACCTCCAGGTCCGGAAGGAGTACCGTGTCTCCGTCCTCGCGGTGGAGAGGGGAGAAGAGATCGTCCCCAACCCCGGCGGGGACTTCGTCGTCGAGCCCGGCGACGACCTCGTCGTCCTCGGCCGGCCCGAGGACCTCGCCGCGTTCGGGGCGGTCGCGGAGGGGGAGGGGGAGGAGCCAGCGGGGGCGTGA
- the mgtA gene encoding magnesium-translocating P-type ATPase — protein MGYGMGGDGGCGWKDVSPAELVSLAEGEVLARLGTTPAGLPAAEAGERERICGPNDITGVKRRHVVLRFLGHFSNVLVLVLLAAAAVLLFVGDLPSAAIIVAIVVASVALDFSQEYRAETAAELLRQKILTHATVLRDGAAREVPLHDVVPGDIVLLSAGDIVPADARVIAARDLFVNESALTGEPFPVEKHAGPVPAGTPLPSAKNYVFLGTSVVSGTATAVVARTGLSTEFGRIARTLVERPPETEFERGLAAFSLLMSRFIFLLVLFVFAVNALFRHDTLGSLLFAVALAVGMTPELLPMILSLNLSKGAIAMAAKKVIVRHPAAIQNLGSMDVLCTDKTGTLTENRIALVEYLGPDGEPCEEVLSFAFLNSAFSTGVKNPLDEAIVSFRPMDTGPFRKVDEIPFDFARRRVSVLAGKGDERVLVTKGAPEAILSICSSIARGGVTRPITEGDRASINALYARKSGEGFRTLAVCRKDLPPGRNAASRDDERDMTFLGLVTFLDPPRATAGESVRALAGAGIGLKILTGDNELVAGRIAALIGLPVEGVLTGEEIAHMDDEALARAAEKTTLFCRVTPAQKTRIVGVLRKNGHVVGFMGDGINDASAIREADVGISVREAVDIARESADIVLLENDLRVLHDGVLEGRKTFGNTLKYILMGTSSNFGNMVSVAGASLFLPFLPMLPIQILLNNLLYDISESTIPTDRVDEEYVRRPKRWDIGFIRRFILVFGPISSLFDFLTFAILLSVFSAGESFFQTAWFVESLCTQTLIIFVIRTERVPFFRSRPSAFLLASTLSAVAAACILPFSPAAGLFGFVQPPPAFYPVLAALVGAYLLLAEVAKEWFYGKYLPRGALRGEGTPGRAAGNAPRSSPRGEKQGWRGEREDPWVCGRRGRS, from the coding sequence ATGGGATACGGGATGGGCGGGGACGGTGGATGCGGCTGGAAGGACGTGTCTCCCGCGGAACTGGTCTCCCTCGCCGAGGGCGAGGTCCTCGCCCGGCTCGGGACGACCCCCGCGGGGCTCCCGGCCGCGGAGGCGGGGGAGAGGGAGAGGATCTGCGGGCCCAACGACATCACGGGCGTCAAGCGGCGGCACGTCGTCCTCCGGTTCCTCGGGCACTTCAGCAACGTCCTCGTCCTCGTCCTCCTCGCCGCGGCGGCCGTCCTCCTCTTCGTCGGGGACCTCCCTTCCGCGGCCATCATCGTCGCGATCGTCGTCGCGAGCGTCGCGCTCGATTTCTCGCAGGAGTACAGGGCGGAGACCGCCGCCGAGCTGTTGCGGCAGAAGATCCTCACCCACGCGACGGTCCTGCGGGACGGGGCCGCAAGGGAGGTCCCGCTCCACGACGTCGTGCCCGGCGACATCGTCCTCCTCTCCGCGGGGGACATCGTCCCGGCCGACGCGAGGGTAATTGCCGCGCGCGACCTCTTCGTCAACGAGTCCGCCCTCACCGGGGAACCGTTCCCCGTCGAGAAGCACGCGGGTCCTGTCCCCGCGGGGACGCCGCTCCCTTCCGCGAAAAACTACGTCTTCCTCGGGACTTCGGTCGTGAGCGGGACGGCGACCGCGGTCGTCGCGAGGACAGGGCTCTCGACCGAGTTCGGGCGGATCGCGCGGACCCTCGTCGAGAGGCCGCCGGAGACCGAGTTCGAGAGGGGCCTCGCGGCGTTCTCACTCCTCATGTCGCGGTTCATCTTCCTCCTCGTCCTCTTCGTCTTTGCCGTCAACGCGCTCTTCCGGCACGACACGCTCGGGTCCCTCCTCTTCGCAGTCGCCCTCGCGGTCGGGATGACCCCCGAGCTCCTCCCCATGATCCTCTCGCTCAACCTCTCCAAGGGGGCGATCGCCATGGCGGCAAAGAAGGTGATCGTGAGGCACCCCGCCGCGATCCAGAACCTCGGGAGCATGGACGTGCTCTGCACGGACAAGACGGGGACCCTCACCGAGAACCGGATCGCGCTCGTCGAGTACCTCGGCCCCGACGGGGAGCCGTGCGAGGAGGTCCTCTCCTTCGCGTTCCTGAACAGCGCGTTCTCGACCGGTGTCAAAAACCCCCTCGACGAGGCGATCGTCTCATTCCGGCCTATGGATACCGGGCCGTTCCGCAAGGTCGACGAGATCCCGTTCGACTTCGCGCGCCGCCGCGTCTCGGTCCTCGCCGGGAAGGGCGACGAGCGCGTCCTCGTCACGAAGGGAGCACCCGAGGCGATCCTCTCCATCTGTTCGTCGATCGCGCGCGGCGGGGTCACCCGCCCCATCACGGAAGGCGACCGCGCGTCCATCAATGCACTCTACGCGCGGAAGAGCGGGGAGGGGTTCCGGACCCTCGCGGTCTGCAGGAAGGACCTCCCGCCGGGCCGAAACGCCGCTTCAAGGGACGACGAGCGGGACATGACGTTCCTTGGGCTCGTCACGTTCCTCGATCCCCCGAGGGCGACCGCGGGGGAGTCGGTGCGCGCGCTCGCGGGCGCGGGGATAGGGCTCAAGATCCTCACCGGGGACAACGAGCTCGTGGCGGGGAGGATCGCCGCACTCATCGGTCTCCCGGTGGAGGGTGTCCTCACCGGGGAGGAGATCGCCCACATGGACGACGAGGCCCTCGCGCGCGCCGCGGAGAAGACGACCCTCTTCTGCCGCGTCACCCCCGCCCAGAAGACCCGCATCGTCGGCGTCCTGCGGAAGAACGGCCACGTCGTCGGGTTCATGGGCGACGGGATCAACGACGCCTCGGCCATCCGCGAGGCGGACGTCGGGATATCCGTCCGGGAGGCCGTGGACATCGCGAGGGAATCGGCCGACATCGTCCTCCTCGAGAACGACCTGCGCGTCCTGCACGACGGCGTCCTCGAGGGGAGGAAAACGTTCGGAAACACCCTCAAGTACATCCTGATGGGGACGAGCTCGAACTTCGGGAACATGGTGAGTGTCGCGGGGGCGTCCCTCTTCCTCCCGTTCCTCCCGATGCTCCCCATCCAGATCCTCCTCAACAACCTCCTCTACGACATCTCGGAGTCGACCATCCCCACCGACCGCGTCGACGAGGAGTACGTGCGGCGGCCGAAGAGGTGGGACATCGGGTTCATCAGGAGGTTCATCCTCGTCTTCGGCCCGATAAGCTCGCTCTTCGACTTCCTCACGTTCGCAATCCTCCTCTCCGTCTTCTCCGCGGGAGAGTCCTTCTTCCAGACGGCGTGGTTCGTCGAGTCCCTCTGCACGCAGACGCTCATCATCTTCGTCATCCGCACGGAGAGGGTCCCGTTCTTCCGGAGCAGGCCGAGCGCGTTCCTCCTCGCGAGCACGCTCTCTGCCGTCGCGGCGGCGTGCATCCTCCCGTTCTCCCCCGCGGCGGGGCTGTTTGGGTTCGTGCAGCCGCCGCCTGCCTTCTACCCCGTCCTCGCCGCGCTCGTGGGCGCGTACCTCCTCCTCGCGGAGGTCGCAAAGGAGTGGTTCTACGGGAAGTACCTCCCGCGCGGCGCTCTTCGCGGGGAGGGGACACCGGGGCGGGCTGCCGGGAATGCGCCACGCTCTTCTCCCCGCGGGGAGAAACAGGGATGGAGAGGTGAGCGCGAGGATCCATGGGTGTGCGGGAGGCGCGGCCGTTCCTGA
- a CDS encoding DNA-directed RNA polymerase produces the protein MYRGNFGGPRNFGPREMTKVVCSDCGKDCEVPFKPTEGRPVYCRECLPNHRRPRL, from the coding sequence ATGTACAGAGGAAATTTTGGCGGCCCGAGAAATTTCGGTCCCCGCGAGATGACAAAGGTAGTCTGTTCAGACTGCGGGAAAGATTGCGAAGTACCGTTCAAGCCGACCGAGGGGAGGCCCGTCTACTGCAGGGAGTGCCTCCCGAACCACCGGCGCCCACGGTTATAA
- a CDS encoding DNA adenine methylase, with the protein MGVREARPFLKWAGGKTQILPELAARVPPRVARGEVPVYVEPFVGGGAVYFCFNGRFRFPECHIFDVNRELFLAYTVVRDRVGELVEALREIEAEYLALGEDARRKYYLEVRERFNRGREREVSSPTFRPSWVDRVAELVFLNRTCYNGLFRVNSRGEFNVPFGRYRNPRILDEPLLRRDSEVLQNTRVHAGDFSEALPYIAEGSFVYFDPPYRPVSRTAQFTSYTRGGFPDAEQERLARFFAECDARGALLMLSNSDPGDGFFERLYGDYHVSRVLARRAINSRGSGRGRVPEIVVTNYPPRGEGDP; encoded by the coding sequence ATGGGTGTGCGGGAGGCGCGGCCGTTCCTGAAGTGGGCGGGGGGGAAGACCCAGATCCTCCCCGAACTCGCCGCGAGGGTACCCCCGCGCGTCGCGAGGGGCGAGGTCCCGGTGTACGTGGAGCCGTTCGTCGGCGGCGGGGCAGTGTACTTCTGCTTCAACGGGAGGTTCCGGTTCCCGGAGTGCCACATCTTCGACGTGAACCGCGAGCTCTTCCTCGCGTACACGGTCGTCCGGGACAGGGTGGGGGAGCTCGTCGAGGCGTTGCGGGAGATCGAGGCAGAGTACCTCGCGCTCGGCGAAGACGCGCGCAGGAAGTACTACCTCGAAGTCCGGGAAAGGTTCAACAGGGGGAGGGAGAGGGAGGTCTCTTCCCCTACCTTCCGGCCGTCGTGGGTCGACCGCGTCGCAGAGCTCGTCTTCCTCAACAGGACGTGCTACAATGGGCTCTTCCGCGTCAACTCGCGGGGCGAGTTCAACGTCCCGTTCGGGAGGTACAGGAATCCCCGGATCCTCGACGAGCCGCTCCTCCGGCGCGACTCCGAGGTCCTGCAGAACACGCGCGTGCACGCGGGGGACTTCTCGGAGGCGCTCCCGTACATCGCGGAGGGGTCGTTCGTGTACTTCGACCCCCCCTACCGCCCGGTCAGCAGGACGGCGCAGTTCACGTCGTACACGAGGGGAGGGTTCCCCGACGCCGAGCAGGAGCGGCTCGCCCGGTTCTTCGCGGAGTGCGACGCGAGGGGGGCACTCCTCATGCTCTCGAACTCCGACCCGGGGGACGGCTTCTTCGAGAGGCTTTACGGGGACTACCACGTGAGCAGGGTCCTCGCGCGCAGGGCGATCAACTCGAGGGGGTCGGGGAGGGGCAGGGTCCCGGAGATCGTCGTCACGAATTACCCGCCGCGAGGAGAGGGCGATCCCTAG
- a CDS encoding cation:proton antiporter: MEGIVTTPEFQVSLLLFAALGGYLLASRIHQSAVVGIILVGLVIGPSALGLVSYNEFVRGLAHLGAVILLFVIGFEFKLKEIVKPAYGFIALVGVILPWIGGYATAVWAGMEFPTALFVGTALTATSIAITANVLQEMNKLHTDAARAIIGAAVMDDVLSLIALAITGDVVAGAFHPSVILVILVKVVAFLVAAGAFGILVVNRFLMRLDNTSFVARYPEFIFIFAMTFAFLYAMVAEMVGLSAIVGAFIAGIAFERLTLRKSLDVKEGAEYLKIIFASIFFVSLGIVADFRALTGGILPFVVVLTLVAIGTKVVGCAIPARLAGICRKDALVIGFGMAPRGEVAMIVALIGLEQGYIGQAVFIAIIVMSLATTLVTPILYRNWLYRDEFCVPRASGEI, from the coding sequence ATGGAAGGGATCGTGACGACCCCCGAGTTCCAGGTGAGCCTCCTCCTCTTCGCCGCGCTCGGGGGCTACCTCCTCGCGTCCCGGATCCACCAGTCCGCGGTCGTGGGGATCATCCTCGTGGGGCTCGTGATTGGACCAAGCGCCCTCGGGCTCGTCTCCTACAACGAGTTCGTGAGGGGTCTTGCCCACCTTGGGGCCGTCATCCTCCTCTTCGTGATCGGGTTCGAGTTCAAGCTGAAGGAGATCGTGAAGCCCGCGTACGGGTTCATCGCCCTCGTCGGGGTGATCCTCCCGTGGATCGGGGGGTACGCGACGGCGGTCTGGGCGGGGATGGAGTTTCCGACGGCCCTCTTCGTCGGGACCGCGCTCACCGCGACGAGCATCGCGATCACGGCGAACGTGCTGCAGGAGATGAACAAGCTCCACACGGACGCCGCGAGGGCAATCATCGGAGCGGCCGTGATGGACGACGTCCTCAGCCTTATCGCGCTCGCCATCACGGGCGACGTCGTCGCGGGCGCGTTCCACCCCTCCGTCATCCTCGTCATCCTCGTGAAAGTGGTCGCCTTCCTCGTCGCCGCGGGGGCGTTCGGGATCCTCGTCGTGAACAGGTTCCTCATGCGGCTCGACAACACCTCGTTCGTCGCGCGGTACCCGGAGTTCATCTTCATCTTCGCGATGACGTTCGCGTTCCTCTACGCGATGGTCGCCGAGATGGTCGGCCTCTCGGCGATCGTGGGCGCGTTCATCGCGGGGATCGCGTTCGAGCGCCTGACGCTGCGAAAGAGCCTCGACGTGAAGGAGGGGGCCGAGTACCTCAAAATTATCTTCGCCTCGATCTTCTTCGTCTCGCTCGGCATCGTCGCGGATTTCCGGGCGCTCACGGGAGGGATACTCCCGTTCGTCGTCGTCCTGACCCTCGTTGCGATCGGGACCAAGGTCGTCGGATGCGCGATCCCCGCCCGGCTCGCCGGTATCTGCAGGAAGGACGCCCTCGTGATCGGGTTCGGGATGGCCCCCCGGGGGGAGGTGGCGATGATCGTCGCGCTGATCGGCCTCGAGCAGGGGTACATCGGGCAGGCGGTCTTCATCGCGATCATCGTGATGAGCCTCGCGACGACACTCGTCACCCCGATCCTCTACAGGAACTGGCTGTACAGGGACGAGTTCTGCGTGCCGCGGGCTTCAGGAGAGATATAG